In the genome of Spirochaetia bacterium, one region contains:
- a CDS encoding HigA family addiction module antitoxin, whose product MKSESLITTDEKLSNIHPGEILLEEFLKPLHISAYKLAKEINIPQTRISDIIHGKRRITADTALRLSRFFGTSTKFWLGLQDAYDVEEEGRKHSKELEKIQRYVSMLA is encoded by the coding sequence ATGAAGTCAGAATCATTGATTACCACAGATGAAAAATTGTCGAACATACATCCAGGCGAAATCCTTCTGGAGGAATTTTTGAAACCGTTGCATATATCAGCATACAAATTGGCAAAAGAAATCAACATTCCTCAGACAAGGATATCAGATATAATCCATGGAAAAAGAAGGATAACGGCGGATACTGCATTGCGATTGTCACGTTTTTTTGGAACTTCGACGAAGTTCTGGTTAGGCCTGCAGGATGCATATGATGTTGAGGAAGAAGGACGTAAGCATTCAAAAGAGCTTGAAAAGATACAGAGATATGTGTCTATGTTAGCATAA
- a CDS encoding DinB family protein — protein sequence MFSVAKDWNPKQKRLALLLSKPQTFADAISLCLEMHNQVHGISDNGSPTIYKNLITDLTAEMITYRPENDSRSIAWNLWHITRIEDAVSNILIDDSKQVLNSEWLDRMQIDVTDTGNAFTKENVDEFDQAIDTSELLNYRKAVGKNTQTVLKKLSIENRKRKPTKGQLDRILSEGVLTQEKDSIWLLEFWGKKTMTGLLTMPITRHQILHLNKCFKLKERYRKDFR from the coding sequence ATGTTTTCTGTAGCAAAAGACTGGAACCCAAAACAAAAACGGCTGGCATTGTTGTTATCTAAACCTCAAACTTTTGCTGATGCCATATCCTTGTGCCTTGAAATGCACAATCAAGTGCATGGTATTTCTGACAATGGCAGTCCGACCATATATAAAAACCTGATTACGGACCTGACAGCCGAAATGATTACATATCGTCCTGAAAATGATTCCCGTTCCATTGCGTGGAATCTGTGGCATATCACAAGAATTGAAGATGCAGTATCAAATATTTTAATCGATGATTCAAAGCAGGTTCTAAACAGTGAATGGCTGGATAGAATGCAGATTGACGTAACAGATACAGGAAATGCTTTTACCAAAGAGAATGTTGATGAATTTGATCAGGCAATAGATACATCAGAGTTATTGAACTACAGGAAAGCTGTTGGGAAAAACACCCAGACTGTCCTTAAGAAACTGAGTATCGAAAACAGAAAACGAAAACCTACGAAAGGGCAACTGGACAGGATTCTTTCCGAAGGTGTCCTGACTCAAGAAAAGGATTCAATTTGGTTGTTGGAATTCTGGGGAAAAAAGACAATGACAGGATTATTGACAATGCCAATTACTCGACATCAGATACTCCACCTAAACAAGTGCTTTAAATTGAAAGAACGCTACCGAAAGGATTTCAGGTAG
- a CDS encoding NERD domain-containing protein produces MESVLILTFIIIIIFFPLFSISSPTKKGSKGESWIARSLKQLDKDEYLVLNDLLFQTKYGSSQIDHIVISIYGIFVIETKNYKGWIYGSEASEYWSQIIYKEKNQFRNPIRQNLAHVYALKTILSDFRQIPYYPIVVFVGSAKFKNIYAHTPVIYGNELIQTITCSSITPCLSIEQIRQIRQDILFYINKNKVTKSEHVHQINQQARFRQWKEAPLVCPRCGGTLVERNGRFGKFYGCSNYPTCRYTRSK; encoded by the coding sequence ATGGAAAGTGTTTTGATACTTACGTTCATTATTATTATCATTTTCTTTCCATTGTTTTCAATCTCCAGCCCTACAAAAAAAGGTTCCAAAGGAGAATCTTGGATTGCAAGGAGTTTGAAGCAACTTGATAAAGATGAATATCTTGTCCTAAATGACTTGCTGTTCCAAACAAAATATGGGAGTAGCCAAATCGATCACATAGTCATTTCAATTTATGGAATCTTCGTCATTGAGACTAAAAACTATAAAGGTTGGATTTATGGCAGTGAAGCTTCCGAATATTGGAGTCAAATCATTTATAAAGAGAAAAATCAATTTAGAAACCCAATAAGACAAAACTTGGCCCATGTTTATGCACTAAAAACTATTCTTTCAGATTTCAGACAGATCCCTTACTACCCTATTGTTGTTTTTGTTGGTAGTGCAAAATTCAAAAACATATATGCCCATACACCGGTCATATATGGAAACGAGCTTATCCAAACCATCACATGCAGCAGTATCACCCCTTGTCTGTCCATTGAACAGATCAGACAAATCAGACAGGACATACTTTTCTACATCAATAAAAATAAGGTTACCAAATCAGAGCATGTACATCAAATCAATCAACAGGCACGATTTCGTCAATGGAAAGAAGCTCCTTTGGTCTGTCCCAGATGCGGAGGAACCTTAGTTGAACGAAACGGCAGATTTGGTAAGTTTTACGGATGCTCAAACTATCCCACTTGTAGATATACCCGTAGCAAATAG
- a CDS encoding DUF4143 domain-containing protein, with protein sequence MLDSSDAFFNLDIAQLRAIAENDKITFFSLLQGHFPSMIDEIQKVTSLISELKARVDENPIKGQFLITGSTNIQSMPSVRESLAGRLGVVRLHTLSQGEIAGSNNNFLNCAFKEKFKTSSLSCSKQAVVKNALIGGYPEPLQMNAEERNIWFNSYISRIFQRDLKDISHITRINKLVDLVYISGLWSSKYLNTTQLAARLGISRNTLYAYFNVLQQLFLVDSVPAWTKSPYKRIGKIPKIFLTDTGLLSYLNKWDDSVIYDGDSCGKLIESFVFHELSVMVDLELNAKLYQVRDNVGHEIDFLIEQADGSLLGIEVKASETIGDKDFKSLRWFADTQVNPGTNFTGIVLYCGPYTYKKDEHLFAVSMARLWT encoded by the coding sequence ATGTTGGATTCATCTGATGCTTTTTTCAATTTGGATATTGCTCAGCTGCGAGCAATAGCAGAAAATGACAAGATTACTTTTTTTTCTTTACTTCAGGGACATTTTCCTTCAATGATTGATGAAATACAGAAAGTCACTTCACTGATTTCTGAATTGAAGGCTAGGGTAGATGAGAATCCAATAAAAGGACAATTCTTGATTACAGGATCTACAAATATTCAATCAATGCCTAGTGTCAGGGAAAGTCTTGCTGGTAGATTAGGTGTAGTAAGACTACATACGCTGAGCCAGGGTGAAATAGCAGGCAGCAACAACAACTTCCTGAATTGTGCATTCAAAGAGAAGTTTAAGACTTCCAGTTTGTCCTGTAGCAAGCAGGCAGTTGTAAAGAATGCGCTTATCGGAGGATATCCAGAACCTTTGCAAATGAATGCAGAAGAACGTAACATTTGGTTCAATTCTTATATTTCCAGAATTTTCCAACGGGATCTAAAAGATATTTCCCATATCACCCGAATCAATAAACTTGTTGATCTAGTTTATATATCCGGCTTGTGGTCGAGCAAATATCTCAATACCACACAACTGGCAGCAAGACTTGGAATTTCAAGGAATACGTTGTATGCATATTTCAATGTACTTCAACAGCTCTTTCTTGTTGACTCTGTGCCTGCATGGACAAAATCGCCTTACAAGCGCATAGGAAAAATTCCAAAGATTTTTCTGACTGATACCGGTTTGCTTTCTTATCTCAACAAATGGGATGATTCTGTAATATATGACGGAGATTCCTGTGGTAAGCTCATAGAATCCTTTGTTTTTCATGAACTTTCCGTGATGGTCGATTTGGAATTGAATGCCAAGCTGTATCAGGTCCGAGATAACGTAGGGCATGAAATTGATTTTCTCATTGAACAGGCAGATGGGAGTTTGCTTGGAATTGAGGTAAAGGCAAGTGAAACTATCGGGGATAAAGATTTTAAGTCCCTTAGATGGTTTGCTGATACCCAGGTGAATCCAGGAACCAATTTTACCGGTATTGTACTGTATTGTGGTCCATATACCTATAAAAAGGATGAACACCTTTTTGCAGTATCAATGGCAAGGCTATGGACGTGA
- a CDS encoding ATP-binding protein: MELLEQDIKQIVLDNQQLVVQNSFFRRELRVERLPRKATIITGIRRAGKSVYMMLYLQSLVANGVSSENFCILDFSDDRLYRLRSEEPSVIADSYYALFPEKTNEKVYFFFDEIQYLHHWQLFVNRLQTTRNCEVNITGSSAKLLVKEISTEFGGRSLSWELFPFSFSEFVATKGKQYNLPDFDHMTSDDSNYCRSWFRTYMKIGGFPESLMIQNERTRIRFLQDIAQSVVFRDVIQRYRVTDTNAILRLMQMLLNQMGGLTSLRKLKQRMAGERYRISIEMIRQAIIYFEDAYLLYPVEIFSLNSAVRSNNPKKIYCVDHALAMSISEKLTPDYGKILENIVFIYLRHYTDRIYYARTKHGREIDFVTMASGTVMSEHTSVHLWQVCYELDDIDTLNRELEALKDVENSYVISKATIVTYDTEGYPI; this comes from the coding sequence ATGGAATTACTTGAACAAGATATCAAACAGATAGTATTGGACAACCAGCAACTTGTAGTACAGAACAGTTTCTTTCGACGTGAACTGCGGGTTGAACGGTTGCCAAGGAAGGCAACAATCATTACAGGTATACGCCGTGCAGGGAAAAGCGTCTACATGATGCTTTATCTCCAATCGTTGGTTGCCAATGGCGTTTCATCTGAAAATTTTTGTATCTTGGATTTTTCAGATGATCGGTTGTATCGTTTGCGGTCAGAAGAGCCCTCTGTCATTGCAGACAGCTATTATGCGCTTTTTCCTGAGAAAACCAACGAAAAAGTATATTTCTTTTTTGATGAGATTCAATATCTACATCATTGGCAACTGTTCGTCAATCGTCTGCAGACTACCCGTAACTGTGAAGTAAATATTACTGGCTCTTCTGCAAAGTTGCTAGTCAAGGAAATATCGACGGAATTTGGGGGCAGGAGCCTGTCCTGGGAACTCTTTCCTTTTTCTTTCTCTGAATTTGTTGCGACAAAAGGAAAACAGTACAATTTACCCGACTTTGACCATATGACAAGCGATGATAGCAACTATTGTCGCAGTTGGTTCAGGACATACATGAAGATTGGAGGTTTCCCTGAAAGTCTGATGATCCAGAACGAAAGAACCCGTATCCGATTTCTTCAGGATATTGCGCAATCTGTAGTCTTCAGAGATGTGATACAGCGATACCGCGTTACAGATACCAATGCAATTCTTCGTCTCATGCAGATGTTGCTGAATCAGATGGGAGGATTGACTTCGTTGAGGAAGCTGAAGCAACGGATGGCAGGTGAACGATATCGGATTTCCATTGAAATGATACGGCAGGCAATTATCTATTTTGAAGATGCCTATCTGTTGTATCCTGTAGAAATCTTCAGCTTGAACAGTGCCGTCAGGTCAAATAATCCTAAAAAAATCTATTGTGTAGACCATGCGCTTGCCATGTCCATTTCAGAAAAACTTACTCCCGATTATGGTAAAATACTCGAAAATATTGTTTTTATCTATCTACGGCATTATACAGATAGAATCTACTATGCAAGGACCAAACATGGCAGGGAGATAGATTTTGTGACAATGGCTTCAGGTACGGTTATGAGCGAGCATACTTCTGTCCATTTGTGGCAAGTCTGCTATGAACTTGATGATATTGATACCTTGAATCGTGAACTTGAGGCATTGAAAGATGTTGAGAACAGCTATGTCATTTCCAAGGCCACTATTGTCACCTATGATACGGAAGGATATCCGATATGA
- a CDS encoding MerR family transcriptional regulator: protein MKKISNGGSKTFTIGQMAECFGINIQTLYYYDRIGLFSPYSREGSKDVRKYDFNQLNTLASILYLKKLGLSIDEIKEQMAGTDANKSVRLLLGRSEKLRLQWEELLQIDDAIHRKIEFVQQAYREYSSRPQEKIVWRDTCHYIPMGDEYIMYSKEIFYFYPTIALYDEGGKSFGAMLDEISYHSVDAHLVHTIPSGWYFISYHCGPYETIVDHMVEIMQAHPELKFKGNVVDFNIIDQFLDTDPEHYITRLEYPLIGDWSAYVHTDNNEDAEHI, encoded by the coding sequence ATGAAGAAGATATCCAACGGCGGTTCAAAGACATTTACCATCGGTCAGATGGCCGAATGTTTCGGCATAAATATCCAGACTCTTTACTACTATGACAGGATAGGATTGTTTTCTCCCTATAGCAGGGAAGGTAGCAAGGATGTGCGGAAGTATGATTTCAACCAGCTCAATACCTTGGCTTCAATCCTTTATCTTAAAAAACTGGGACTGTCAATTGATGAGATAAAGGAACAGATGGCCGGCACTGATGCAAATAAGTCTGTACGGCTGTTGCTGGGGCGTTCCGAGAAGCTCAGATTGCAATGGGAAGAATTGCTTCAGATCGATGATGCCATCCATAGAAAGATAGAATTCGTACAACAGGCATATAGGGAGTATAGCAGCCGTCCTCAGGAAAAGATTGTCTGGCGTGATACCTGTCACTATATACCGATGGGTGATGAGTACATCATGTACAGCAAGGAAATATTTTACTTTTATCCTACGATAGCTCTCTATGATGAAGGAGGAAAGTCATTCGGTGCCATGCTGGATGAGATTTCCTATCATAGCGTCGATGCCCATCTGGTCCATACCATTCCTTCCGGTTGGTACTTCATTTCCTATCACTGCGGCCCCTATGAGACCATTGTCGATCATATGGTTGAGATCATGCAAGCTCACCCTGAGTTGAAATTCAAGGGCAATGTCGTCGACTTCAATATCATAGACCAGTTTCTTGATACTGATCCAGAGCATTACATTACCAGGCTTGAATATCCTTTGATAGGGGATTGGTCTGCATATGTACACACAGACAACAATGAGGACGCTGAGCATATCTGA
- a CDS encoding type II toxin-antitoxin system Phd/YefM family antitoxin, which translates to MDQVNEFHKPVVIFGKKDSAILVSEEDWNTIQETLYLTSIPRMRESIIEGMKEPLGKSLKNLDW; encoded by the coding sequence ATAGATCAGGTAAACGAATTCCATAAACCTGTCGTTATTTTTGGGAAAAAGGATAGTGCAATTTTGGTTTCAGAAGAGGATTGGAATACAATACAGGAAACACTATATTTGACTTCAATCCCACGAATGAGAGAATCGATTATTGAAGGAATGAAAGAACCATTGGGAAAAAGTCTGAAGAATCTTGATTGGTAA
- a CDS encoding amidohydrolase, with protein sequence MKQILLKHGYVVSMDDKDRVFDGGSVLIEDDKIIAVGKVDPSMIQPDAEVVDLQGKYVLPGFVNTHVHTSQQISRGVGDDVDFQTWLHDRMWPFESNMTEEDSYVSTLMTCLELIKSGVTSFAEPGGQFVSAMCKATAESGIRGKLAKSVMDCGEGLPPIWQRTAQQELDQEVKDLETYNGTADGRVQVWFGLRTIFNDTDELIVKTKELADHYGVGVHMHVAEAKSEVEYTKEVYGEPTVTHLEKLGVLDKNLLAVHTVWLTDEEVEMFRKREVKVSHNPASAMRVLGFAKIPKMIDRGICVSIGTDGASSSNRMDIVDEMWLTSLIHKGWRLDSTVMPSQNILRMATKWGAKALLDEKYYGSLKPGLKADLIIIDPTGPSMMPVNDKIASLVTAMHSTNIIATMCDGKWIMKDRKVLTLDEDAILKEGCNRAQAIYRRAGIVLPDRFPVTKVD encoded by the coding sequence ATGAAGCAGATATTGCTCAAACATGGATATGTCGTATCAATGGATGACAAAGACCGGGTGTTTGACGGTGGATCGGTTCTCATCGAGGATGACAAGATTATTGCAGTAGGCAAGGTAGACCCGTCAATGATACAGCCTGATGCCGAGGTCGTGGACCTGCAGGGAAAGTATGTGCTTCCTGGATTTGTCAATACGCATGTGCACACTTCACAGCAGATCAGCCGGGGAGTCGGGGATGATGTCGATTTCCAGACCTGGTTGCATGACCGCATGTGGCCGTTCGAAAGCAATATGACTGAGGAAGATTCCTATGTCTCAACCTTGATGACCTGCCTTGAACTTATCAAGAGCGGTGTTACTTCCTTTGCCGAACCGGGCGGTCAGTTCGTTTCTGCCATGTGCAAGGCAACTGCGGAATCGGGAATCAGGGGCAAGCTTGCAAAGTCTGTCATGGACTGTGGTGAAGGCCTGCCTCCGATCTGGCAGCGGACGGCACAGCAGGAACTTGACCAGGAAGTCAAGGACTTGGAGACGTATAATGGTACTGCTGACGGACGTGTACAGGTATGGTTTGGTCTCAGGACCATTTTCAATGATACTGATGAACTTATCGTCAAGACCAAGGAACTTGCAGACCATTATGGCGTCGGTGTCCATATGCACGTTGCCGAAGCGAAGAGCGAAGTTGAATATACGAAGGAAGTCTACGGCGAGCCGACGGTCACCCATCTTGAAAAACTGGGTGTCCTTGACAAGAATCTCTTGGCTGTCCACACGGTATGGCTGACTGATGAGGAAGTTGAAATGTTCCGTAAGCGTGAGGTCAAAGTATCCCATAATCCTGCATCAGCCATGAGGGTACTTGGTTTTGCCAAGATTCCCAAGATGATCGACCGTGGTATCTGTGTCTCTATCGGTACCGACGGCGCCTCTTCAAGCAATAGGATGGATATCGTCGATGAGATGTGGCTGACTTCCCTGATCCACAAAGGCTGGCGGCTTGACTCTACCGTGATGCCTTCCCAGAATATACTGAGGATGGCCACGAAATGGGGCGCAAAAGCCTTGCTTGATGAAAAGTACTATGGAAGCCTGAAGCCAGGTCTGAAGGCTGATCTGATCATCATCGATCCTACCGGACCTTCCATGATGCCGGTGAATGACAAGATTGCAAGTCTCGTGACAGCCATGCATTCGACTAACATCATTGCGACAATGTGTGACGGCAAGTGGATCATGAAGGACAGGAAGGTCCTGACGCTGGATGAGGATGCAATTCTGAAAGAAGGTTGCAACAGGGCACAGGCAATCTACCGCAGGGCAGGTATTGTGCTTCCTGACCGTTTTCCCGTTACAAAGGTTGACTGA
- a CDS encoding amidohydrolase family protein, with protein MKTKLLQAIKEKGFADSVIINGKFVNVASKEIYEGGVAVKDGFVLSIDNVKDYIGPQTKVIDAQGNYITPGFIDGHIHPESSNLSIKSFAEIILRHGTTSIMTDLHEIGVVSGLEGIEAVLEEGKETDLNIYFVVPSHVPFAPNLETSGGHFNFEVIKKALDRQDAVGLSEIVAPYLIGGLPDLVASMDETLARGKSCQGHLPDIVGTDLDYCIAAGVTTDHECLTTDQAIERVRKGCHLMMREGSAARNLKECIKVLTEHHVDSTLCSIVTDDLHTIDAVDRGDLDDALKTAIAEGVDFLTAVQMVTINAARAFHLEHEVGLLAPGARADICILDKESYAVKTTIAGGNLVYDHGEFLAHYMQKPHASCLLHTVHLSEFTSEDLAIKVSPEAKQAKVLAMRTLDWIPITVAQDATLPVKDGIVRCDVDQDVLYIAQVERYGINGNIGKGFIAGFNLKSGAMASSIAHDNHNIIVMGTDLDDMALALRHCQEMNGGQCLVDHGKVLADVAFPICGLLSDLSAEELSAKKKYMIKECHRLGSPIPIPFMFLSFIGLAAIPSYAITDKGFVDVMQQKVIDPILEVK; from the coding sequence ATGAAAACCAAGTTATTGCAAGCAATCAAAGAAAAAGGCTTTGCTGATTCCGTTATCATAAACGGCAAATTCGTGAATGTTGCCTCCAAGGAAATCTATGAGGGGGGCGTTGCAGTCAAGGATGGCTTTGTCTTGTCCATTGACAATGTAAAGGACTATATCGGTCCCCAGACCAAAGTCATTGATGCACAGGGCAATTACATTACTCCGGGATTCATTGACGGACATATCCATCCTGAAAGTTCGAATCTTTCGATCAAGAGCTTTGCTGAAATCATTCTCAGGCATGGTACGACTTCCATCATGACCGACCTGCATGAGATAGGTGTGGTCAGTGGGCTGGAGGGTATTGAGGCTGTCTTGGAAGAAGGGAAGGAAACAGACCTGAATATCTATTTTGTCGTACCTTCCCACGTGCCGTTTGCTCCTAACCTTGAAACAAGCGGCGGACATTTCAACTTTGAGGTGATAAAGAAAGCCTTGGACCGCCAGGATGCAGTCGGCCTTTCCGAGATTGTTGCTCCTTATCTTATCGGAGGGCTTCCTGACTTGGTTGCTTCCATGGATGAAACGCTTGCAAGAGGAAAAAGCTGTCAGGGACATCTGCCTGACATCGTCGGCACCGACCTCGATTACTGCATTGCGGCAGGTGTGACCACCGACCATGAATGCCTTACCACCGACCAGGCAATTGAGAGGGTCAGGAAAGGTTGCCATCTGATGATGAGGGAAGGATCTGCAGCCCGAAATCTGAAGGAATGCATCAAGGTACTGACTGAACACCATGTCGATTCGACTTTGTGCAGTATCGTTACTGATGACTTGCATACCATCGATGCCGTAGACCGTGGGGACCTTGATGACGCGCTGAAGACTGCCATCGCAGAAGGTGTCGATTTCCTTACGGCCGTACAGATGGTAACGATCAACGCAGCCAGAGCCTTCCACCTTGAACATGAGGTCGGCCTCCTTGCTCCCGGAGCACGGGCAGATATCTGCATACTCGACAAGGAATCCTATGCAGTCAAGACAACGATTGCCGGTGGCAACCTTGTCTATGACCATGGTGAATTCCTAGCTCATTATATGCAGAAGCCCCATGCTTCCTGCTTGTTGCATACGGTACATCTGTCGGAGTTTACCTCGGAAGACCTGGCGATAAAGGTCTCGCCTGAAGCAAAGCAGGCAAAGGTACTTGCAATGCGGACGCTTGACTGGATTCCTATTACCGTTGCCCAGGATGCAACGCTTCCTGTAAAAGATGGTATCGTCCGCTGTGATGTTGACCAGGATGTGCTGTATATAGCCCAGGTTGAACGATATGGCATCAATGGCAATATCGGCAAGGGATTCATCGCGGGGTTCAACCTCAAGAGCGGTGCCATGGCTTCCTCGATTGCCCATGACAACCATAACATCATTGTCATGGGAACGGACTTGGATGATATGGCTTTGGCACTGCGCCATTGCCAGGAAATGAACGGAGGCCAATGTCTGGTTGACCATGGAAAGGTACTGGCTGATGTTGCTTTCCCGATCTGTGGCTTGCTCAGTGACCTTTCGGCTGAAGAGCTGTCTGCCAAGAAGAAGTATATGATCAAGGAATGCCATAGGCTGGGTTCGCCTATTCCTATTCCGTTCATGTTCCTGTCCTTCATCGGACTAGCAGCAATTCCGTCCTATGCCATAACCGACAAAGGTTTCGTCGATGTCATGCAGCAGAAGGTAATTGACCCCATCCTAGAGGTAAAATAA